The Aethina tumida isolate Nest 87 chromosome 6, icAetTumi1.1, whole genome shotgun sequence nucleotide sequence CAACCCAGGCTGCAAATTGCTTGAAGGACATCCGGATCGACCGCATCGATGGAGGGGAGGACGTGCGTTTGCACCACCTCCATCATGGGCAGTTCCAGCTCCAGTTCACCCTTTCCACCCGCCGTTACCCAAGgatgtttgttaatttcagCCAACTAAAACACGATTTGTTAACAACAGGTTGGATTCAGGTGTAATTTAGGTTACAGTTAAACGTTTTTCGGGGTTGACCTCAATCATGCCCCGCAGGAGACTTTGACAGTCGGGCGGCACGAAATGGGGGATGTGGAACACACCCCGCTTAACCTTTTCTAACAATTGTCTCAGGTTGTCGTCGTCGAAGGGTAAAGCACCAACAAGGAGGGCGTAGAGTATAACGCCGCATGACCAAACGTCAGCTCTTCTTCCGTCGTATTTTTCACCCTGTTAGATGCAAAACGATGATTATATTAAAGAGAGGTGATGGTGTGAAGGGTCTTACTCGTATAACTTCCGGGCAAGCGTAATGGGGTGATCCACAACTAGTTTCGAGCATAGAACCCATCGGTTGTAAAGATGCCATGCCAAAATCAGCGATTTTAATGTTGTTCTTTTCGTCCAGCAGTAGATTTTCAGGCTTTAAATCTCTATGactaaaaacaacaatatatagaattagattttctaataatcaatcaattaattaccaAATGGAGTGACTGTGACAAAAGTCGAGGGCGGATATGATTTGTCTGAAGAACCTTCTCGCCTCCTTTGGAGTCAGTCTCCCTTTTTTGACTAGATAATCGAACAGTTCACCCCCAGAAACATGTTCCAACAccaaatatctgaaataagAGCCATTAATGTTTTTCCTTTTACTCAAATTGAAGTACACTTACAAATACTTCTTGTTTTCATAAACATCAGTCAGTCCCAGAACGTGCGGATgatcaattaatttcataatcgCTATTTCTCGTTCaaccttaaatataaaatatgacagTGAGGTTTAAAAAGGAGGAAATTAAGGAACATACTTTCATCAAGACGCTTTCACTTAATTTTTccctgtttattattttaattgccaCCTTTTTGCCAGTCACACAGTGAACTCCCAACTTCACCAAACCTAAaacaaatcattaataataaattaaaacaatcattGTCGGTTTGAGGTATAACCCCcgatctttaataaatatataaaaaatattgacttcttaactaaaaaataatcactTTATTAAAGGAATTGGAACAATGTGTAggataaatcttaataaaatattaatttttaatgggaATCGAATTGAGTAGTAAGCTTCTTAAGATTATTAGAAGctatttataactaataactaatcaaattagaatatacgtattaaattttaataagaaagtattagtgtatatatttttaatgaggcTAAGTAATAAGCTTCTTAAGATTATTGAAAGTAccagaaataagaaaataatcaacttataaaataataaagattaaattataaaaatgggaTTTGAGGAAGAAACAGATaggtacatttttaatgtgaaagattattaaaatattccggTACCAGTTTGTCCTTTTCCTAAAGTTTTCTCGAGTCGGTAGGGCCCGACGTACTGGTGCACCTCGGCCTGCGGGTTGGTGTTCTCCTTCTGCATTTTCCTGCGGTGCTCCTTGTCACAACGTCTCGACATAAAAACACCCTTGTGCCATCCTCCGGTGCCAAGAAACTGTACGGTGAACTTTAGTCAGCGCTACTATTTGATATGCGTTTATCCGAATATTATTTGTAGCGCTTTTTCATATTGGTTTCGGACGAATACACGCACATTATCGTTGACAGGctgatgttattattaaatgtttaacgcGTTGCAAAGCACTTTTGCTccgtttcattttttacactGTTCACATGTGCCGTTTAACGAGTGAATGCGTGGGGTTGTTCAGGTTTCTGAGACGGTTTCTGCTGTGAATGTGGCGAATTGACAGAGAAACGGTGTTTCGTGCCTCAGCAGGAATTATTAGACTGTAGGGTGGGAAATGGAAAATCAATATTCTGGTGAAACCACCCCTAGTGTTAAACTCCCTGTCATTCGATGAAATTTAAacgttcaaattaattttgccaaGTTTTTCAATgcgttttataataaaccacagtaaattcaatatattttatttatttctttttgttgATGTAGAcacatttaacaattaaaataatcatatttgagaataatctaaatttcaagaagaatttaaataaaacgaacAAAAGgctctaaatatttattgttcaaataatattgcaataattctcttttataacaatatactTTAAATCCTATAAAAAGTCACTGTATTTTGGCAACAATCAAATAGTGGTTTTTAATGTATAGACAACCAACCACGAATTacgttgattaattttaataaatttctgttaatattgtttttaatgtataattgtgccttttaaatacaattgtgtaaagtaatattgtataaattggtcaatttatgcctaaaaaaatttaaaacttatctactttttaaaaatttaaggttaTGGCTCTAGACGTTTCATGTGTagacaaatttatacaaagatttaaataaaacacagcacactattttcaaaattataccattaaatttaaataattttgcaatGCTCTTGacatatgatatttaataaattaacagttttaacaaattctagCATCAGCGGATTTTTAGTATTCTAACCTTTAAACggttatatatttgtttccaATTGGAGGGAAAATCTCTCTCTTAATTCTTGTTATCCAATAATTTTCCAagtgttttcaaataaaaatggatgAAATGGATGTGGACGTTGTTCCTCAGACCTCCAAGAAAGCTTCCACGTACAAAAAACACAACACGAACGTTCCATGGTAAAAATTCTCTTCACAATtaataatgagaaaaaaatatattagattttagGATAGAAAAGTATCGTCCTCAAAAGTTTGACGAAATTGTAGGCAATGTGGACACGTTACAACGTCTGGAGATCTTCTCCAAACAAGGAAACGTCCCCAACATTATCATAGCAGTATGTACACGACCACTGAATGTTTACCATTAATCAAAAGCATTTTATGGTGTTTTAGGGGCCTCCTGGTGTGGGAAAAACAACTACGATATTATGTTTGGCTCGTATTTTACTGGGTGATGCATTTAAAGATGCCGTACTTGAATTGAATGCCTCAAAtgaaaggggtattgatgtgaTTCGTAACAAAGTCAAAACTTTTGCTCAACAAAAAGTCACACTACCTCCTGGACgccacaaaattataatactcgACGAAGTCGACAGGTTTGCGTCAGTAAAtgttaattcatttataattaaaatatttattttagtatgacTGATGGTGCACAGCAAGCTTTAAGAAGAATCATGGAGATTTACAGCAACACCACAAGATTTGCGTTGGCGTGCAACTACAGTGAAAAAGTAATAGAACCAATACAATCCCGATGTGCCATTTTAAGATACTCCAAACTTACTGATGAACAAGTTTTGGCTCGTATAGTAACAATTGCCAAAcaagaaaatgtatttaaagcatgatttacttaaattcaatttacaacatttaaattttagattaattatacTACAGATGGCTTGGAGGCGATCGTGTTTTCGGCGCAAGGCGACATGAGACAAGCATTGAACAATCTGCAGTCGACTTGTAACGGTTTTGGCGTCGTTAATCaggaaaatgtttttaaagtaTGCGACGAACCGCACCCACTTTTGGTCAAGGAAATGCTCAACCACTGCATCTATGGAGAACTTCGAAAGGCTTACAAGGTACCCAAGTTTACTTTAGTTGTtgattattcttaatattcgtTGTTTTAGATTATTGAGCACTTGTGGAATTTAGGATACGCCGCCGAggacataataaaaaacatatttaaggtGTGCAAAAATTTAGACATGGATGAACCTTTGAAGCTCaagtttattaaagaaattggaGTCACTCATATTAAAGTTGTTGATGGCATGGGCACTTTGATACAACTATCCGGATTATTGGCGAGGCTTTGCATTGCTTCTGCTGGATTACtggataaataattatttctagtaccatttattgtttatactattgtttaattaaattgtacctttattgtctttttaatctcatttttaatgcattaaataattttgatgaaattaaatcaagtgatattactaaaaaaatacacgcattaattttattaattattctggGAAAGTATCCAACAAGATGATAATGAGTAGAAGTATTAAGTACAGTAGTTCCTTTCCATTGACATAAAGAATTGAAAAACTAATAGGGATTTTtcaaagtttatatattttttgtaatttcgtctttgaatttataaaatcagactgaactactttttaaaaaaagttatatattgtCGGCTGCGCCATCTGCCATATTATGAAAGTACttcaaaatttgacatttacaAGTCAACAATTTTTGCAAGTTGTGTTCGtttgaaataattccaacagttttagtttaaacgtatttaaacaatggtgagtgttgttaaatataaaatcaccctactaatttttaaaactatcgtatactttcatttataaacataataaaaatattaaggttATGTATATGACAAAGCGGTTTATAAAAGCAACGAATATTACTTATTCCAGTCGATTTTGTCGTACAATGGGGGCGCCCTGATAGCAATGAAGGGGGACAACTGCGTGTCGATAGCGGCGGACAAACGTTTCGGCATCCAGGCCCAAACGATATCGACCAACTTCAAAAAGATCTTCGAAATGGGCCCCCGATTGTACGTCGGCCTACCAGGCCTCGCCACCGACACGCAGACCGTGATGGAGAAGCTGCGCTTCCGCAAGAACCTCTACGAATTGAAGGAGGGCAGAACAATGTCACCGAAAGTGTTCAGTGCCATGCTCTCGAACATGCTGTATGAAAAGCGTTTCGGCCCCTTCTTCGTCGAGCCCCTGATCGCCGGCCTCGATCCTAACACGTTCGAACCGTTTATATGCAACATGGACCTGATCGGGTGTCCCAATCAGCCTGATGATTTTGTAGTAGGTGGCACAGCCTCTGCACAGCTCTATGGTATGTGTGAAGCTTTGTGGGAGCCCAACTTGTCGCCTGATGACCTCTTTGAGACCACCTCACAGGCTTTGATCAATGCGTTCGATCGTGATGCCATTTCTGGTTGGGGTGCAACTGTTTACATCATGTAAGTGGTTTCGGACATGCTTAATTGTTTATACTCATTGCGTGTTTTTGTTGCAGTGAAAAGGACAAGGTTACAGTAAGGGAATTGAAGACACGCCaggattaatttaagtttaatttaagtactatttttttattgtattaaaatgtataataaaacgaCTGGGTTTTTGTTTACACCtcctataaaatgaaataagacAACTGGTTTTATCTTAGGCTTTTATTTACTACATATTAAACTGGAAGActggttttataaataaaatatcacagaataacaaatgacaataaatagttcaaaatacatcgagttttactattaataaattaactgaggagtCCATAGGGAATGTACTCGCGTTGAGGATAAACGTCGGATGTTTTGTGATCGTTTGGATGTCCATGCAACAATTCAGACATGAAACTTATGTAAGTAATTGCCAGGCGAAGAGTTTCGATTCTGGATAATCGCTTTTCGTACGCAAAAGTTGGAAcctgaaaaaaatgttaaatttaaattaaaaatgtatataaaagtcTGAATTAGTAAACataatttccaattattaattaaaaaacaatgtgtaatgtaaaatgtatttaaattaaattatctaatttttaatgaacaaatattgtttcataataaataatatttatgtatttttataataaactttgaatattatttttattgctcaaattattgtattttatttatttattattatttactttcaattaaaatgactctattaattataatgattataataacatataaacaatcgtttataataaaataataggtgatatttgtctaaaattcaattatttttcataaaacagaAGGTGATATTTgtctaaaattcaaatattgcaaaggaaaaatttcaattaagttGAGAATGTTCTCGAAACACacgcaattaaaaaaaactcgaCGTCGACCAATCAGACGCAAGGGGTGAGTCGCCGCCATTTGCCGCCATTAGCCGCCATGCGACGCCGCGTCATACCACCAGTCAGTCTGTTATCGATCGTCGTATCGATCGGTCGCGTGGTCCGGGGTGGTGGTCCGCGCCACCAAACCCTCAAAGTTAATTCGGTGGTGCAGTTCGGTTTAGTGTGGTGACTCGTGTGTTTGATTAGTGTTGTGATTAGTGCCCTATTGGATATACTGGATACAACCATGGATTGCAAGGTAGGTGCCTTTTTGTTACAAATCAATTGTTTACGTTAAGTTAttcgattattttatttgaacggCACATTAATGTTGTTCTTTTATtgcaatcatattttataccatttcatacctagaaatataaatttagttaattctaTTGAAACTTAAGTACAATAATcacgataaatattttttttaatgtcggtaataattaaaatattaaaataatttacattaatttcaattaaaattattgagaaGTAAACGTTtaacaattaagaaaataattcaaacagaCCCACACCATAATTAAGAATAAGATATAGAGTAACTAGTTAAtagtatgtttttataattacagaagttgctaataatataaataaacaatcaattctcaatgttttaactattgaaaaaacaattgaatggTTGCATGgatattagttcataagaataaaagcatgcagtaaataaataaatcaactttacttggattaagtagagtgagtATACATGAGTTacgaataaatgcatgcatgaaACTTTGCgtggattagtttataagaataaatgcatgctttaaatgataaaatgacaAGAATAAATacactttacttggattaagtagagttaCGAATAAATGCTTGCatgaaactttgcatggattagtttataagaataaatgcatgttttaaatgacaaaatgaCAAGAATAAATacactttacttggattaagtagagttaCGAATAAATGCTTGCatgaaactttgcatggattagtttataagaataaatgcatgttttacATGACAAAATGATAAGAATAAATacactttacttggattaagtagagttaCGAATAAAAGCTTGCatgaaactttgcatggattagtttataagaataaatgcatgttttaattgataaaatgacGAGAATAAATagactttacttggattaagtaaagtatccatcagttaagaatgaatgcatgcataaaactttgcatggattagtttataagaataaatgcatgttttaaatgacaaaatgaCAAGAATAAATacactttacttggattaagtagagttaCGAATAAATGCTTGCatgaaactttgcatggattagtttataagaataaatgcatgttttaattgataaaatgacGAGAATAAATagactttacttggattaagtaaagtatccatcagttaagaatgaatgcatgcataaaactttgcatggattagttcataagaataaatgcatgcaatGCAGTTCTTTCTCTGGTTAAAACATTGAGAaaagattttttgttaatttcttcGTTGATCGTCAAGACCTGCTCACATCTGGGCCATGATGATCCAACCAACCATTGGAAAGACGATAAGGCAACAGGGAAAGGGCATTAAaggtaataaatcataaatttaattatcgataaaacaataatattaattgaaagtttttgattaatttcaggtaggtccagaacgagactagttaacctggcaactggcaacgcaaagtaagtttttgaacatattgattttaattacatatcttCTTGCATCATCatgttttgatttatatataaatttgtttttaaaaatgtaagaaatgTATCTTTTACGATTTTCAggaatggtttatttttattttctttatccaATCTAATCAGACATTCTTTTCAGCTCAAATAAATTAgaggaaatttttaattgatttatttttaatcgctTTCCTATACTCATATACAGTTGTGTTAAATCTTTCCTTCGTTTGATTTTTAGGAATAttgtattcatttatatatcttttaaataaaactaataaggCCCTCTCTTTcagcttaaataattaaaagaaagtttagtttgttttattttcatcacatttattgaacaaaatcCCTGGCCTACAAATTCCCTTtttgttcgtcatattattgaccaacaaattccctttttgttcgtcatattattgaccaacaaatttcctttttgtacgtcatattattgaccaacaaattcccttctgttcgtcatattattgaccaacaaatttcctttttgttcgtcatattattgaccaacaaattccctttttgttcgtcatattattggccaacaaatttcctttttgttcGTCAAATTATTGGCCAAcaaatttcctttttgttcattttttaattatttttttatttgtaggaatttataataattaatacttttttatttgtaggaatttgtaataattaatatttttaatttatttacagataatagtgtatttagattttagtaaattgtatCTTAGTGTAGGGCTGCATTTACTCAGCGAGgattaattctttattaaattgattctaataaattgaatagtttTCGCCGTAAATGCAGCGACAAGCTCACCTACTAATAAACTAACcccaaattgtatttttaaattgtaaggcTTGTCAtaggattttcaaaattgtacctCTACTGCAGagatacaattttgaattatgtccTATCTGATGACGCACGAAATGCAGAAACAAGCGGgaatagaatatatttattttctatttccgTTGATTTATCATAAAGACGAATATAATTTTgggtttttttaattgtaggaATTATTAATGACTAGTTACAAGTTTTGCTTACCTTTCTCCTCAACTTATCAAACGCCTCGTTCAAGTTGAACATCCGCCTCCTTTCACGAATATTCGCCGCCCTCCTTTGTGCAATCGTTGCCACCCTCCTCCGCGGCTTCTTCTGGCTCTGTCCCCCGGACGGCGTCCCGTTTCTTCCCAATCTGCCGGGCACCAAGCCACCACATTGTTGTCGCGGCCACACTGCAAATAGAAACGACAACCGTACAGATTTGAATGCCATAGATTGTTGGAGGAACAGGGGGATTGAAATGATACCTAGGTCGGAGTTAAAGGCTGTTAATATATCTGGGTACCCACTTAGAGCTGGATTCTGGCCCAACGGACAGTGGTGTGGGTCCCAAAGTGTCGAGTAGCCGTTCAATTCTCCGGGGTAATTGGGGAATTCTCCACCCTAAACAAAAGCCATTTGTATTACggtaaattaatagaaaattaacataCGTTTGTCGTGTCCCAAGGTCCGTGGTCACTTGAAAACGACATTTTCATAATTCACCACCAAGATAAAGTATCACCAAAACCCACACGATAGACGTGCACGACTTGCACACACGGTATTTCACAACACACTGTATTGTACgcgtacaaaatttttaactagGGGTTGATATTACTTCAATCTTATTGGTTGGAGGGGGTGGAGTCAAAATTCAGACCAATTGGATATGGAAGGCATGTTGCGACACCCTCGTTGATCTTTATCCTCTATCGTATAGTATATTAGGGTTTACTATGGCCTGAAGGGTGGATATTGACTTTTGGCACCGCATGTTCGCAACAACCgggagttattaattaaattcatgttTTCCAGAAacgcattttttaataaaaacgttatataaaactaatatataaatagtacACGTGCAGATTCATGCTTAATATCcgggataattttaataaaggggAGGTTTTTGTCACTGAATTAAGGGCGAGAAAGCGTGTAATACAATTAGAGATAGTGGCTGAATGTGGCATAACACCCTCTCAATTAGATGCGGAGTTTCGATCATATGTTGGggatcatattttaattaaatgttcataAGTCAACTCACTGGGTTTAGGTTAAAGGAATTGCAActaaaactgaataatttgatAGAAATgccattaaatattcaacattttaattgatagaatttaaatgtttacagTCAACAGTAGATAGTGGATTGTTTGATCAACTTTTGCTCAGGAAAcacatatgtatatttaattgtgttaattattatttgaagtttatataataaatataattgtttacattaaaatgtcatattttaggtaaattttaatacattaattttacgaAAGAAATAATCTGGGGTATCAATCACTTTAATAacacaatacaaaaaataaatcgtaATAATGTAACCAATTTTCAACACTATTTGCTGCTTAATTAATCGGATTTTCAACGGCGGGAGTCAAAATTAGTTGCGGATTAAAGACCCTCTTTTGTAGTGGGCGCACgtgttaaaactaatattcttATAACAAGCCTTGTCAAAACAACCACCcctcttttaatatatatttcaccCCCCTATCATCTGTCACAATCAACAAGTGTGTCCATATTTGTCCTTTTGTGTAAGTTTGGAATggtgtatatataatttttattaaataaaacgcatgtttttagtaactattaatttattgtaaccaCCTAgagtaaaaacaatataaaacagaCAACTGactatatatatgtatatatgtgtaAAATCTGGGACTAGGACTTGAGACCTTCTTGGAACGTTAACGTTTTATTGCTCTCTATTTCCTTCTGCATCTCCAATGCTAGCAGCTTATACCGTTCGGCCAGCTCCTTGCTTTTCTCGACGCCGTCACCTTTAGCGTACATCTGACTGAGGTTCG carries:
- the LOC109600162 gene encoding proteasome subunit beta type-3 — encoded protein: MSILSYNGGALIAMKGDNCVSIAADKRFGIQAQTISTNFKKIFEMGPRLYVGLPGLATDTQTVMEKLRFRKNLYELKEGRTMSPKVFSAMLSNMLYEKRFGPFFVEPLIAGLDPNTFEPFICNMDLIGCPNQPDDFVVGGTASAQLYGMCEALWEPNLSPDDLFETTSQALINAFDRDAISGWGATVYIIEKDKVTVRELKTRQD
- the LOC109600163 gene encoding protein Fer3-like isoform X3, whose amino-acid sequence is MKMSFSSDHGPWDTTNGGEFPNYPGELNGYSTLWDPHHCPLGQNPALMWPRQQCGGLVPGRLGRNGTPSGGQSQKKPRRRVATIAQRRAANIRERRRMFNLNEAFDKLRRKVPTFAYEKRLSRIETLRLAITYISFMSELLHGHPNDHKTSDVYPQREYIPYGLLS
- the LOC109603252 gene encoding replication factor C subunit 2, with the protein product MDEMDVDVVPQTSKKASTYKKHNTNVPWIEKYRPQKFDEIVGNVDTLQRLEIFSKQGNVPNIIIAGPPGVGKTTTILCLARILLGDAFKDAVLELNASNERGIDVIRNKVKTFAQQKVTLPPGRHKIIILDEVDSMTDGAQQALRRIMEIYSNTTRFALACNYSEKVIEPIQSRCAILRYSKLTDEQVLARIVTIAKQENINYTTDGLEAIVFSAQGDMRQALNNLQSTCNGFGVVNQENVFKVCDEPHPLLVKEMLNHCIYGELRKAYKIIEHLWNLGYAAEDIIKNIFKVCKNLDMDEPLKLKFIKEIGVTHIKVVDGMGTLIQLSGLLARLCIASAGLLDK
- the LOC109600163 gene encoding protein Fer3-like isoform X2, with amino-acid sequence MKMSFSSDHGPWDTTNGGEFPNYPGELNGYSTLWDPHHCPLGQNPALSGYPDILTAFNSDLVWPRQQCGGLVPGRLGRNGTPSGGQSQKKPRRRVATIAQRRAANIRERRRMFNLNEAFDKLRRKVPTFAYEKRLSRIETLRLAITYISFMSELLHGHPNDHKTSDVYPQREYIPYGLLS
- the LOC109600163 gene encoding protein Fer3-like isoform X1, producing MKMSFSSDHGPWDTTNGGEFPNYPGELNGYSTLWDPHHCPLGQNPALSGYPDILTAFNSDLGIISIPLFLQQSMAFKSVRLSFLFAVWPRQQCGGLVPGRLGRNGTPSGGQSQKKPRRRVATIAQRRAANIRERRRMFNLNEAFDKLRRKVPTFAYEKRLSRIETLRLAITYISFMSELLHGHPNDHKTSDVYPQREYIPYGLLS